A single genomic interval of Zunongwangia sp. HGR-M22 harbors:
- a CDS encoding glycosyltransferase family 2 protein, with product MIVIVTYNGLKWIDKCLQSCEDHPIVVVDNNSSDSTVDFIKQNYPKVHLIEQEKNLGFGQANNIGISYALNHGAHYVFLLNQDAYLIGDCLERLIEIQQKNMQFGIVSPIHLNGDGTHLDYNFSKYAAINRNFYSDYILNKSLKNIYEVPFVNAAGWLISRKCLETVGGFDPIFFHYGEDDNYCHRVRYHQLKIGIVTETYIKHDRVQKNIIKSESLSLKERKYKVEYANPARKDFEQQFSNKLQLTKRSIVKNKFMLRFSKLKSLEKHLKMLLRIQKEISNTRKIISKPGTHFLKINE from the coding sequence ATGATTGTAATTGTTACCTACAACGGCTTAAAATGGATAGACAAATGTCTTCAATCATGTGAAGATCATCCTATTGTTGTTGTAGATAACAATAGTTCGGATAGTACTGTAGATTTTATAAAACAAAATTATCCTAAAGTTCATTTAATTGAACAAGAGAAAAATTTGGGTTTTGGGCAGGCTAATAACATAGGGATTTCTTATGCATTAAATCATGGAGCACATTATGTTTTCCTATTAAATCAAGATGCTTATCTTATAGGGGACTGTCTTGAAAGGCTGATTGAAATTCAACAAAAAAACATGCAATTTGGAATAGTAAGTCCTATTCATTTAAATGGTGATGGAACGCATCTGGATTATAATTTTTCAAAATACGCAGCTATAAATCGAAACTTTTATTCAGATTATATTCTAAATAAATCTTTAAAAAATATTTATGAAGTTCCATTTGTAAATGCAGCAGGATGGTTAATTTCGAGAAAGTGCTTAGAAACCGTTGGCGGATTTGATCCTATCTTTTTTCATTATGGGGAGGATGATAATTATTGCCATCGTGTTAGATATCATCAACTTAAAATAGGTATAGTAACCGAAACATATATCAAACATGACAGGGTTCAAAAGAATATAATAAAGTCGGAAAGTTTAAGTTTAAAGGAACGAAAATATAAAGTTGAATATGCCAATCCGGCCAGAAAAGATTTTGAGCAACAATTTTCTAATAAATTACAACTTACTAAACGCTCTATTGTTAAAAATAAGTTCATGCTAAGATTTTCAAAATTAAAAAGTTTAGAAAAGCATTTAAAAATGCTTTTAAGAATCCAGAAAGAAATCTCAAATACTCGAAAAATAATCTCAAAACCAGGTACACATTTTTTAAAAATAAATGAATAA
- a CDS encoding glycosyltransferase family 2 protein has translation MSPPLVSICIPTYNGETYLQDALNSILKQNFKDFEVIISDDCSTDNTLNIIASFKENTDFPVRVYNHIPQGIGANWNNCLKHANGEYIKFLFQDDILYPDCIEKMIAVLENKKDLALVASKRDFIIESNFNQELEVWINTYSDLQSEFKQAYSKTLILDKKIFSSKTFLKSPLNKIGEPSVVMFRKDVLKKTGNFRGDLKQILDYEFYYRILKKYKIVILPEKLVGFRIHENQATNINRSSKIDDYKIYNQILYKDYFWLLNRKQQKKLFLKFHPLSPFIKRAIKAKNVILK, from the coding sequence ATGTCTCCTCCATTAGTTTCTATTTGTATCCCGACTTATAATGGCGAGACATATTTGCAGGATGCCTTGAATTCTATTTTAAAGCAAAATTTTAAGGATTTTGAGGTAATTATAAGTGATGATTGTTCTACAGATAATACTCTAAATATTATCGCAAGCTTTAAAGAAAATACAGATTTTCCTGTAAGGGTTTATAATCATATACCTCAGGGTATTGGGGCAAACTGGAATAATTGTCTAAAACATGCTAACGGAGAGTATATTAAATTTCTATTTCAGGATGATATACTTTATCCCGATTGTATCGAAAAGATGATTGCAGTACTGGAAAATAAGAAAGATTTAGCATTAGTTGCTTCGAAAAGAGATTTTATAATAGAATCTAATTTCAATCAAGAATTAGAGGTGTGGATAAATACGTATAGTGATCTTCAATCTGAATTTAAGCAGGCTTATTCTAAAACCTTAATTCTGGATAAAAAGATATTTAGTTCTAAAACCTTTTTAAAATCTCCATTAAATAAGATTGGCGAGCCATCAGTAGTGATGTTTAGAAAGGATGTGCTAAAAAAGACAGGAAACTTTAGAGGGGATTTAAAGCAAATATTAGATTACGAATTCTATTATCGTATTTTAAAGAAATATAAAATCGTTATTCTACCTGAAAAATTAGTAGGATTTAGAATTCACGAAAATCAGGCTACAAATATTAACCGATCATCAAAGATCGATGATTATAAAATCTACAATCAGATTTTATATAAGGATTATTTTTGGCTGCTTAATCGCAAACAACAAAAAAAGTTGTTTTTAAAATTTCATCCACTTTCACCTTTTATAAAACGAGCTATCAAGGCGAAGAATGTAATACTGAAATAA
- a CDS encoding polysaccharide pyruvyl transferase family protein, whose protein sequence is MSGNKKIIHFLSASDRLNYGDLLFPIIFKEMLNRHNIQAEFYNYGIVKSDLSYFGAMPTRSYRSFMKNVKKQGGNVVIGGGEVLFVDWGSLLAFINIRYSKLLYNKVFSRIERRFNLTRYLLSNGHVLVPFAPSKNELNNNNVCIIYNSVGGVFSNSRLISKRKLFARNISSANYLSVRDARVKESLLTERIKSKLVPDSALIISDLFSIEEVCDRISFNPEHFKDYIFLQVGKPYTPKDKEKFYKSFVELSEDLNTKILLCPIGLAPRHEDDYFLKEMQLYSDQFIFFYPKNVYDIMYLIGNSKIYVGTSLHGLITAQSFSVPFVPINNKIKKLKEYCNTWTSQNIDECIEYDNISSITKIFNNWNYLIAGQNLVEQKNMVYGNFENIFLELKF, encoded by the coding sequence ATGAGTGGAAATAAAAAAATAATACATTTTTTGTCTGCGTCAGATCGATTAAATTATGGGGATTTGCTTTTTCCTATAATTTTTAAAGAAATGCTGAATAGACATAATATACAAGCCGAGTTTTATAATTACGGGATTGTGAAAAGCGATCTATCATATTTTGGAGCGATGCCTACTAGAAGCTATAGGTCTTTTATGAAAAATGTAAAAAAACAAGGTGGGAATGTAGTCATTGGAGGAGGGGAGGTTTTATTTGTTGATTGGGGCTCCTTATTAGCTTTTATTAATATTAGATATTCTAAACTTTTATATAACAAGGTATTTAGTAGAATTGAAAGAAGATTTAATTTGACGAGGTATTTGTTGTCAAACGGACACGTTTTGGTTCCTTTTGCACCGAGCAAAAATGAACTAAATAATAATAATGTTTGCATCATTTATAATTCTGTGGGAGGTGTGTTTTCTAATTCAAGATTGATTTCTAAACGAAAGTTGTTTGCGAGAAATATTTCTAGTGCAAACTATTTATCAGTGAGAGATGCAAGAGTTAAAGAATCTTTATTAACAGAAAGAATTAAATCGAAATTAGTTCCTGATTCAGCTTTGATAATTTCGGATCTTTTTTCCATTGAAGAAGTATGTGATAGAATATCTTTTAATCCCGAACATTTTAAAGACTATATATTTCTTCAAGTAGGAAAACCGTATACACCAAAAGACAAAGAAAAATTTTATAAATCATTTGTAGAATTATCGGAAGACCTCAATACCAAAATTTTACTATGTCCGATAGGTCTGGCTCCAAGACATGAGGATGATTATTTTTTAAAAGAAATGCAATTATATAGTGATCAATTCATATTTTTTTATCCAAAAAATGTTTATGATATCATGTATCTTATTGGAAATTCTAAAATTTATGTTGGTACAAGTTTACATGGTTTAATAACGGCGCAAAGTTTTAGTGTGCCTTTTGTGCCTATTAACAATAAGATTAAGAAACTTAAAGAATACTGTAATACTTGGACTTCACAAAATATTGATGAATGCATTGAATATGATAATATAAGTTCTATCACGAAAATTTTTAATAATTGGAATTATTTAATCGCTGGACAAAATTTGGTAGAACAAAAGAATATGGTTTATGGAAATTTTGAAAATATTTTTTTAGAACTTAAATTTTAG
- a CDS encoding ABC transporter ATP-binding protein, giving the protein MSVILKAENISKQYRLGTVGTGTLSHDLNRWWHQIRGKEDPYLKVGAVNDRSAKASEDYVWALRDINFEVKPGEVLGIIGKNGAGKSTLLKLLSRITAPTTGSIKTRGRIASLLEVGTGFHPELTGRENIFLNGAILGMTKTEIRSKIDEIIAFSGCEMYIDTPVKRYSSGMRVRLGFAVAAHLEPEILVVDEVLAVGDAEFQKKAIGKMQDLSTGEGRTVLFVSHNMASVKSLCTRGMVLENGGTVFQGNIEQAISNYLSSKDQKFSFNNSGRVKKSNKIGIQNLRILNEYNTEIETILSGETLYFEIKLNASENLNSLHIGLGIYSNEEIPQFHCSTETLNQPYFNIEKGEKTVYLKIPKWPLASGSYYLNIYLRYENETIDYVKEAVWIKSEKGDFYNTGFLPNWNKGFMCEYEWK; this is encoded by the coding sequence ATGAGCGTAATATTAAAAGCTGAAAATATTTCGAAACAATACCGTTTAGGAACGGTTGGTACAGGTACTTTGAGTCACGACCTTAACAGATGGTGGCATCAAATTCGGGGAAAAGAAGATCCTTATTTAAAAGTAGGTGCCGTGAACGATCGGTCAGCGAAAGCCAGCGAAGATTATGTTTGGGCGTTACGTGATATTAATTTTGAAGTAAAACCGGGGGAGGTTTTAGGGATTATCGGCAAAAATGGCGCGGGAAAATCTACTTTATTAAAGCTTCTTTCCAGAATAACCGCTCCAACCACAGGAAGTATAAAAACCAGAGGACGTATCGCTTCTTTATTGGAAGTGGGAACGGGTTTTCATCCGGAATTAACCGGAAGAGAAAATATATTTTTGAACGGCGCAATTCTGGGCATGACTAAAACCGAAATTAGATCTAAAATCGATGAAATTATCGCGTTTTCCGGTTGCGAAATGTATATCGATACGCCGGTAAAAAGATACAGTAGCGGGATGCGTGTGCGTTTGGGGTTTGCAGTCGCTGCACATTTAGAACCCGAAATTTTGGTTGTTGATGAGGTTTTAGCAGTCGGAGATGCCGAATTTCAGAAAAAAGCGATAGGGAAAATGCAAGATCTTTCTACCGGAGAAGGTAGAACAGTGCTTTTTGTAAGTCATAATATGGCGAGTGTTAAGAGTTTGTGTACAAGAGGGATGGTTTTAGAGAATGGAGGAACGGTATTTCAAGGTAATATTGAACAAGCAATTAGCAATTATTTATCCTCGAAGGATCAAAAATTCAGTTTTAATAATTCCGGAAGGGTTAAAAAGTCTAATAAAATAGGTATCCAAAATCTTCGAATTCTAAATGAATATAATACAGAAATTGAAACAATTTTATCAGGAGAAACGCTTTATTTCGAAATTAAATTGAATGCATCCGAAAATTTGAATTCTTTACATATTGGTCTGGGAATATATAGTAATGAAGAAATCCCGCAGTTTCATTGTTCAACAGAAACTTTGAATCAGCCTTACTTCAATATCGAAAAAGGAGAAAAGACTGTCTATTTAAAAATACCAAAGTGGCCCTTGGCTTCAGGAAGCTATTATCTTAATATTTATTTGAGATATGAAAATGAAACTATAGATTATGTAAAAGAAGCGGTTTGGATTAAATCTGAAAAAGGCGATTTTTACAATACCGGATTTTTACCAAATTGGAATAAGGGATTTATGTGCGAATATGAGTGGAAATAA
- a CDS encoding ABC transporter permease produces MNHTEDNWLYEISPKRKLIDLNFKEIWRYRDLLVLFVKRDITTVYKQTILGPLWFFIQPLFTSVIYTLVFNNIANIPTGEVPSFLFNLTGITAWNYFNECFSSTSNTFNQNAALFGKVYFPRVIMPMSKVIAGLVKFGIQLLILIIFYAYFLWQGFSISPNMNILLFPVYVLLMALMGLGFGMIISAMTTKYRDLTVLIGFATSLLVYVSAVPYPVSQVEEKMPKLAWLVKMNPLTQIIEGFRYMILDEGVFTSLGLLYTIAVSVFIFILGLLIFNKTEKNFIDTV; encoded by the coding sequence ATGAATCATACAGAAGATAACTGGTTATATGAAATTAGTCCTAAACGGAAACTGATCGACCTGAATTTTAAAGAAATTTGGCGATATCGGGATTTATTAGTTTTATTTGTTAAGCGAGATATCACGACGGTTTATAAGCAAACGATTTTAGGACCGCTTTGGTTTTTTATTCAACCTTTGTTTACGTCGGTAATTTACACACTGGTTTTTAATAATATTGCAAATATACCCACCGGTGAAGTCCCCAGTTTTTTATTCAATTTAACCGGAATAACGGCATGGAATTATTTTAACGAATGTTTTTCCAGTACCTCAAATACCTTTAATCAAAACGCCGCTTTATTTGGGAAAGTGTATTTTCCCAGGGTGATCATGCCCATGAGTAAAGTTATTGCAGGCTTGGTGAAATTTGGAATTCAGTTATTGATTTTAATCATATTTTACGCTTATTTTCTATGGCAAGGATTTAGTATATCGCCAAACATGAATATTTTATTATTTCCTGTATATGTATTATTAATGGCATTAATGGGCTTAGGTTTTGGAATGATCATTTCTGCAATGACCACAAAATATCGAGATTTAACAGTTTTGATTGGTTTCGCAACCTCGCTGTTAGTTTATGTTTCCGCTGTACCTTACCCTGTAAGTCAGGTAGAAGAGAAGATGCCCAAATTGGCGTGGTTGGTAAAAATGAATCCGTTAACCCAAATTATTGAAGGCTTTCGATATATGATTTTAGATGAAGGCGTGTTTACTAGCTTAGGACTTTTATATACTATCGCGGTGAGTGTGTTTATTTTTATACTAGGCTTGCTTATTTTTAATAAAACGGAAAAGAATTTTATAGATACGGTATAA